One Podospora pseudopauciseta strain CBS 411.78 chromosome 5 map unlocalized CBS411.78m_5, whole genome shotgun sequence DNA window includes the following coding sequences:
- a CDS encoding uncharacterized protein (EggNog:ENOG503PQIK), which yields MVQRALSHRRSSNRTLEIDVSSAAAVPTTTPGSTAGYVTIPIRISSVRGRSESTLPLSRHHLSRRSDSVSTTTSSVSSSYRETRYLNRENMVEEAVVDDEVVKRESEGVN from the coding sequence ATGGTTCAACGCGCCCTCAGTcaccgccgcagcagcaaccgcaCCCTAGAAATCGACGTcagctccgccgccgccgtcccaacaacaacacccggCAGCACAGCCGGCTATGTCACCATCCCCATTCGCATCTCTTCTGTTAGGGGCCGGAGTGAATCCACCCTGCCATTGTCAAGACACCACCTCTCTCGGCGCTCAGACAGCGTCAGCACGACTACCTCTTCTGTGTCTTCGAGTTACAGGGAGACGAGGTATTTAAATCGGGAGAAtatggtggaggaggctgttgttgatgatgaggttgttaAGAGGGAGAGCGAGGGGGTAAATTAG
- a CDS encoding uncharacterized protein (COG:S; EggNog:ENOG503NVA8), which translates to MPPKKEPVISAFERKRLENIAANNAILSGISATADKIIPSKATPTKTKAKKSTPRKREPTKVAHQPATRRSTRLAGVDADNDTLKRKFEVEVEAAAEKAKAKKLRVNGDLQLGDISVEGRKWEGGVDGLGLLKGLSVRGAQPGVKTFDEDDVEETSDENLKELRLRMRNLKMYDKWPVADIKIVPQRIYSMGFHPTEDKPIIFAGDKEGAMGIFDASQEPIKTEDDEDEESYSDPVISAFKTHARTITSFQFSSVDANAVYTSSYDSSIRKLDLDKGVSTQVFAPVDAGVELPISAMDIPSTDPNTIVFSTLNGQLGRHDIRTKPADAEIWHLVDHKIGGFSLHPLQPHLVAAASLDRTLKIWDLRKIQGTGDMRKPVLLGEHESRLSVSHASWSSAGHIATSSYDDTIKIYSFPDAGSWKAGVELFDDQMEPVHKIAHNNQTGRWVTILKPQWQKSPFDGIQKFAIGNMNRFVDIYAANGEQLAQLDGDGITAVPAVAHFHPTLEWVAGGNASGKLCLWM; encoded by the exons ATGCCCCCTAAGAAGGAGCCCGTCATCAGTGCCTTTGAACGGAAGCGTTTGGAGAACATTGCGGCGAACAATGCGATCCTCAGTGGGATATCAGCGACGGCTGATAAGATCATCCCTTCGAAAGCGACACCCACGAAAACCAAGGCGAAAAAATCTACGCCACGTAAACGCGAACCGACCAAAGTCGCCCATCAGCCCGccacaagaagaagcacgCGCTTAGCTGGTGTCGACGCTGACAACGACACCCTCAAGCGCAAGTTtgaggtcgaggtcgaggccgCGGCTGAGAAGGCGAAAGCCAAAAAGCTCCGAGTCAACGGAGACTTGCAGCTAGGAGACATTTCGGTAGAGGGGCGCAAATGGGAAGGCGGTGTTGACGGACTCGGGCTGCTCAAGGGCTTGTCAGTTCGCGGTGCCCAACCTGGTGTCAAAACCTTTGACGAAGACGATGTCGAGGAGACTTCAGATGAGAATCTCAAGGAGCTGAGACTGCGCATGCGCAATCTCAAGATGTACGATAAATGGCCAGTTGCCG ACATTAAGATTGTTCCGCAGCGCATCTACTCAATGGGCTTCCATCCAACAGAGGACAAACCGATCATCTTTGCTGGCGATAAGGAAGGGGCCATGGGTATCTTCGATGCGTCCCAAGAGCCGATCAAGACcgaagatgacgaagacgaagaaagTTACTCTGACCCCGTGATATCAGCATTTAAGACGCACGCTCGCACCATTACCTCTTTTCAGTTTTCCTCCGTCGATGCCAATGCCGTCTACACATCCTCTTACGATTCTTCCATCCGCAAGCTCGACTTGGACAAGGGGGTATCCACTCAGGTTTTTGCCCCGGTCGATGCAGGCGTGGAGCTTCCCATCAGTGCAATGGACATACCGTCGACGGACCCAAACACGATTGTATTCTCGACACTAAATGGTCAGCTTGGACGCCATGACATCCGGACCAAGCCGGCGGATGCTGAGATCTGGCATCTCGTGGATCATAAAATCGGAGGGTTTTCTTTACATCCTCTACAGCCTCACCTTGTGGCTGCCGCATCGCTCGACCGCACTTTAAAGATCTGGGACTTGCGGAAAATACAAGGGACGGGGGATATGCGGAAGCCCGTCTTGCTGGGAGAGCATGAGTCCCGCTTGTCTGTCTCACATGCTAGCTGGAGCAGCGCCGGCCATATTGCGACGTCTAGCTACGATGATACCATCAAGATCTACTCTTTCCCTGATGCGGGCTCCTGGAAAGCAGGCGTCGAGCTTTTTGACGACCAGATGGAACCAGTGCACAAGATTGCCCATAACAATCAAACTGGACGCTGGGTAACCATCTTGAAGCCTCAGTGGCAGAAGAGCCCATTTGACGGGATTCAAAAGTTCGCCATTGGCAACATGAACCGGTTCGTGGACATTTATGCGGCGAACGGAGAGCAACTGGCACAGCTGGACGGCGATGGCATCACGGCTGTGCCGGCTGTAGCGCATTTTCACCCTACATTGGAATGGGTTGCCGGCGGTAATGCCAGCGGCAAGCTGTGCCTGTGGATGTAG
- the ATG26 gene encoding Sterol 3-beta-glucosyltransferase (COG:C; COG:G; EggNog:ENOG503NV9G) codes for MATPSQSTSSAVAVPIAPVENTTAPSPAPTSSQSAALSKSQHLAHPPPSSAVRTPNAASHDERTVRRVSRKLQKKRHDDEHTPTMELPESLKQQGDHADSDEEVLRPEGYGGGMFMNMNQSIFGLIAAAGSQADFGDRFEGQSSDEDDNDVERENPMAMTIAGHKALHHKPSKSLSSHLAQSTVLRKHGATSNKAESKHRRKISESRLLRSVPGLSKLTSRAKSSLKPPKPQDAETEKPGEMDDKVEEASASQPASEVTPTIEITRTESRQTAPVMSRMLEARAQMAARPSFDLERPSGEQAHRPEAGETGPTELAKRLQEIFQFDTPEEVINEFPCWLLQNVLLQGYMYITAGHVAFYAYLPKKANEVTKSGYLAKCGKHNPKYNRYFFRLKGDVLSYYRDTQNLYFPSGQVDLRYGISAEITDKDKEGVNFTIVTHKRTYYFKADSSSSAKEWVKSLRKVIFKSHNDGDSVKISLPIANILDVEETQMLGFAETCKIRVIDNDETYAIDEYFFSFFSFSEEAIDVLKTLVEGSSSQTPGQNELDEPASEAQSKRTSTSGSREQVLKSLNTRGGKITQSIKTTLSPISPGQRSPSPRPCLDGPRTSFDGFRPFSRRSVDVSRDDIRGKSPRRSFSERRTSFHRRHLSESGTDQDMERQEGSDSYVQSMEDPSQASMSGLIVSGSSEAPSASQILRGSEVFHNPAIHRSASAPRARNEAAVPEAPGTVKASRPPSISAQNGETEGNQAMPTLQNTATVGTFPFKGAGALMGYLDRQSRRMSNLLATESMGYVEKVSGMWKGGKKHYDEPAGLRTDEEDAEDNPDERATHEARFREHFALPKTEKLQAAYYAHMMRVLPLYGKIYIGNRHFCFRSLLPGTRTKLVLPLKDIENVDKEKGFRFGYAGLVVVIRGHEELFFEFNRAEIRDDCTITVLQNLEATRYVRDSGLLDSEDAEDAQAAVAERDALREARNEEFPHHEVKLPHDAHCVSEAPTILFDDPKASILNFKPSKSMKITCLTIGSRGDVQPYIALCKRLMKDGHRPRICTHAEFRDWIESHGIEFCPVGGDPSELMRLCIQNGTFTWAFLKEANSTMRGWLDDLLVTAWEACKGSDLLIESPSAMAGIHIAEALGIPYFRAFTMPWTRTRAYPHAFIMPGQKLGGAYNYVTYTLFDNVFWQTTASQINRWRNVWLGLPNTTLDKLQINKVPFLYNFSPFVVPPPIDFSDWIRVTGYWFLDEGNENKWQPSKELLDFIDKARADGKKLVYVGFGSIIVPDPAKMTQEVIDAVQKADVRCILSKGWSDRLPGSGDEKVPGPEEAKVEPQLPEEIFQIQSAPHDWLFKQIDAAAHHGGSGTTGASLRAGIPTIIRPFFGDQFFFGSRVEDLGVGICLKKWGANSFARALWEATHSERMIVKARVLGEQIRKENGVDTAVQCIYRDMEYATNLIRSKMGKNHARTGENVSMMEANLNNEDEEESWTFVGDSDTVEDLSSEALMKTVADLRDLQAYHGDNADKTQGNTVVGGAVGAGVETVKGKGVS; via the exons ATGGCTACTCCCAGTCAGTCAACGTCGTCTGCCGTTGCAGTTCCAATTGCTCCAGTAGAGAATACAActgctccctctcctgccccCACGAGCTCCCAGTCAGCCGCCCTCTCCAAGTCACAACACCtcgcccacccccctccatcatcggcCGTAAGAACACCGAATGCCGCCAGCCACGACGAGCGCACAGTGCGCCGCGTTTCACGAAAACTCCAAAAGAAACGCCATGACGACGAACACACTCCCACCATGGAGCTCCCCGAATCACTGAAACAACAAGGCGACCATGCTGATAGCGATGAGGAAGTACTGCGGCCCGAGGGCTATGGCGGCGGCATGTTTATGAACATGAACCAGAGCATATTCGGTCTGATAGCAGCAGCCGGTAGCCAAGCCGACTTTGGCGATCGCTTCGAAGGCCAGAGCTCGGACGAAGACGATAACGACGTCGAAAGGGAAAATCCGATGGCCATGACCATTGCTGGGCACAAAGCCTTGCACCACAAGCCCTCCAAAAGTTTGAGCAGCCATCTTGCTCAGTCGACAGTGTTGAGGAAACATGGCGCCACCTCGAACAAGGCTGAAAGCAAGCATCGTAGAAAGATATCCGAGAGCCGTTTATTGCGCTCTGTGCCTGGCCTTTCCAAGTTGACTTCCAGGGCCAAGTCAAGCCTAAAGCCGCCGAAACCACAGGACGCAGAGACCGAAAAACCGGGCGAGATGGATGACAAAGTCGAAGAAGCTTCTGCTTCTCAACCAGCTTCTGAGGTCACGCCTACGATCGAAATCACCAGGACCGAAAGTCGACAGACAGCACCGGTTATGAGCCGGATGCTGGAGGCGCGCGCGCAAATGGCTGCACGACCAAGCTTCGATCTGGAGAGGCCCTCGGGTGAACAAGCACACAGGCCAGAAGCTGGCGAAACAGGACCAACAGAACTGGCCAAGAGGCTCCAGGAGATCTTCCAGTTTGATACCCCAGAAGAAGTCATCAATG AATTTCCATGCTGGCTCCTTCAAAATGTATTACTCCAAGGATACATGTATATCACGGCCGGCCACGTTGCCTTTTACGCATACCTGCCCAAGAAAGCC AATGAGGTGACAAAATCTGGATATCTTGCCAAGTGTGGCAAGCACAACCCCAAGTACAACCGCTACTTCTTCAGGCTCAAGGGAGATGTCCTGTCGTATTACAGAGACACCCAAAACCTATACTTTCCCAGCGGCCAAGTCGATCTCAGATACGGCATATCCGCAGAGATCAccgacaaggacaaggaagGTGTCAACTTCACCATTGTGACCCACAAGAGAACCTACTACTTTAAAGCCGACAGCTCGTCTAGTGCCAAGGAATGGGTCAAGAGCCTGCGCAAGGTGATCTTCAAATCACACAACGATGGCGACAGCGTGAAGATCTCGTTGCCCATCGCCAACATTCTTGATGTGGAAGAAACCCAAATGTTGGGTTTCGCCGAAACGTGCAAGATACGAGTCATTGACAACGATGAGACATACGCCATCGACGAG tatttcttctccttcttcagctttAGCGAAGAAGCCATTGACGTTCTCAAGACGCTCGTGGAGGGTTCTTCCTCGCAAACGCCAGGACAGAATGAGCTCGATGAACCTGCCTCGGAGGCACAGTCGAAGCGAACCAGCACGAGCGGCAGTCGTGAGCAAGTGCTCAAATCACTCAATACCCGTGGAGGCAAGATTACCCAGAGCATCAAAACCACGCTGTCGCCCATCTCGCCAGGACAACGTTCACCGAGCCCGCGCCCATGTCTCGACGGGCCCCGCACTAGTTTTGATGGGTTTCGGCCTTTCAGCAGGCGAAGTGTTGATGTCAGCCGCGACGATATCCGCGGAAAGTCCCCACGTCGAAGCTTTAGCGAACGCCGGACTTCCTTCCACAGGCGCCATTTGTCTGAGAGTGGGACCGATCAAGATATGGAGAGACAAGAAGGCAGTGATTCTTATGTCCAAAGCATGGAGGACCCCAGCCAAGCGAGCATGTCTGGACTGATCGTCTCCGGAAGCAGCGAAGCCCCTTCGGCAAGCCAGATCCTTAGAGGGAGTGAGGTCTTTCACAACCCAGCCATCCACAGGTCGGCCTCAGCACCCCGCGCGCGGAATGAGGCAGCCGTGCCCGAGGCGCCAGGAACAGTCAAGGCCTCACGGCCCCCATCGATTTCAGCTCAGAATGGTGAAACGGAGGGAAATCAGGCCATGCCAACGCTGCAGAACACTGCCACAGTGGGGACCTTCCCCTTCAAGGGTGCTGGTGCGCTCATGGGCTATCTGGATAGACAGTCCAGGAGGATGAGCAATCTCCTCGCAACAGAGTCTATGGGATATGTTGAGAAGGTATCAGGTATGTGGAAGGGCGGCAAGAAACACTATGACGAGCCTGCCGGCTTAAGAaccgatgaagaagatgctgAAGACAACCCCGATGAGCGAGCCACCCATGAAGCCCGGTTCAGGGAACACTTTGCCCTGCCCAAGACTGAGAAGCTCCAGGCTGCCTACTATGCGCACATGATGCGCGTACTTCCGCTCTACGGCAAAATCTACATCGGTAATCGTCACTTTTGCTTCCGCAGCCTGCTGCCAGGCACCCGCACCAAGCTTGTCCTTCCGCTCAAGGATATCGAAAATGTCGATAAAGAGAAGGGCTTCCGGTTTGGCTACGCCGGTttagtggtggtgatccGTGGCCATGAAGAGCTCTTCTTCGAGTTCAACCGGGCCGAGATACGTGATGACTGCACCATCACGGTTCTGCAGAACCTGGAGGCGACCCGATATGTTCGTGATTCGGGTCTGTTGGACAGTGAGGATGCAGAAGATGCGCAGGCTGCTGTGGCGGAGCGGGATGCACTCCGGGAGGCCCGGAACGAGGAGTTTCCACATCATGAGGTCAAGCTGCCCCATGACGCCCATTGTGTCTCTGAAGCGCCGACCATTTTGTTTGATGATCCCAAGGCTTCCATCCTCAACTTTAAGCCCAGCAAGTCCATGAAGATCACTTGTCTTACGATTGGGTCTCGTGGAGATGTTCAACCCTATATTGCCCTTTGCAAACGACTGATGAAGGATGGCCATCGTCCCAGGATTTGCACTCACGCCGAGTTCCGAGACTGGATCGAGAGTCATGGGATTGAGTTTTGccctgttggtggtgaccCAAGCGAGCTGATGAGGCTCTGCATTCAGAACGGCACCTTCACCTGGGCATTTCTCAAAGAGGCGAACTCGACGATGCGTGGCTGGCTTGACGACCTTCTTGTCACGGCTTGGGAAGCGTGCAAGGGCAGCGACCTCTTGATCGAATCACCCAGTGCCATGGCTGGCATTCACATCGCAGAGGCTCTTGGCATCCCATACTTCCGCGCCTTCACGATGCCGTGGACCCGCACTCGCGCCTACCCCCACGCCTTCATCATGCCTGGACAAAAGCTTGGAGGAGCCTACAATTACGTGACCTACACTCTGTTTGACAATGTGTTTTGGCAAACCACCGCCAGTCAAATCAACCGGTGGCGCAACGTCTGGCTTGGGTTGCCAAACACGACACTTGACAAGCTGCAGATTAACAAGGTCCCGTTCTTGTACAACTTCTCTCCGTTTGTGGTCCCACCGCCCATTGACTTTAGTGACTGGATCCGCGTCACCGGGTACTGGTTTCTCGACGAGGGCAACGAGAACAAGTGGCAACCGTCCAAGGAGCTGCTCGACTTCATCGACAAGGCCCGGGCAGACGGCAAAAAGCTTGTGTACGTTGGCTTTGGGTCTATTATAGTGCCTGACCCGGCCAAGATGACACAAGAGGTGATTGATGCTGTGCAGAAGGCGGATGTCAGATGCATTCTGAGCAAAGGCTGGAGTGACCGGTTACCTGGCTCGGGGGATGAAAAGGTTCCTGGTCCTGAAGAGGCCAAGGTTGAGCCACAGCTGCCGGAGGAGATCTTCCAGATCCAGTCAGCACCTCATGACTGGTTGTTCAAGCAgattgatgctgctgctcaccATGGGGGAAGCGGAACTACGGGTGCCAGTTTGCGGGCTGGCATTCCCACGATTATCAGGCCATTTTTTGGTGACCAGTTCTTCTTTGGAAGCCGGGTTGAGGACTTGGGAGTGGGAATCTGTCTCAAGAAGTGGGGGGCGAATTCTTTTGCAAGGGCGCTGTGGGAGGCTACGCACAGCGAGAGGATGATTGTGAaggcgagggtgttgggggagcaGATTCGAAAA GAAAATGGAGTTGACACAGCGGTCCAGTGCATCTACCGCGACATGGAATATGCCACCAATCTCATCCGGTCCAAGATGGGTAAGAACCATGCTCGGACAGGTGAGAATGTCAGCATGATGGAggccaacctcaacaacgaggatgaggaggagagctggACCTTTGTGGGAGACTCGGACACGGTCGAAGACTTGAGTTCCGAGGCTCTCATGAAGACGGTAGCCGATCTCAGAGACCTTCAAGCTTATCATGGCGACAATGCCGACAAGACTCAGGGTAATACCGTGGTAGGGGGCGCGGTGGGCGCTGGAGTGGAGAcggtgaaggggaagggggtgagtTAA
- a CDS encoding uncharacterized protein (EggNog:ENOG503P2WP), translating into MSTTLLPFLYQTRTLQRISRHAAPNPALRAFVHTTAATNLPLRPSSYMPPRRSSRPSRTGSYRRGPASGGPKRESIPFELPEDYERPPPRELNHLLTEAGDRSTITPTERDAFKAIFEEIAAKQSPSSHQDPSLLKPTQQRWPKSDAALDLPAQPSASETIDIIMQDAADVEARNTRQLQHPYGKSHPMTQAANTNDWNKALLRFPPSLRDAARRALNITEAEELKSPDGYSESAASRVGADPDMVLNPLGKSVQHEALRRAERARVEGMMQATRTDFELWDILEKEVFPMVARFGLDKLEPSVLKTKGRNGKKADTAPPAANAEENAPGNDLFPLHIYGPLYPRYLLAALRLFHQRFSHPSPLALNILPRVKELGPASYVLGASTPFYNELVRILWYRYGNAEGVLNMFEEMRMAGMVFDADSLKVLNAISSWVRASETGKQGPFLKELVSLPEWEYGMQARLKHWGNSMQDQRKYLASAI; encoded by the coding sequence ATGTCAACAACACTTCTCCCATTTCTCTACCAGACCCGGACCCTGCAGAGGATATCTCGGCATGCCGCTCCAAATCCAGCATTGCGAGCCTTTGTGCACACCACAGCGGCGACAAACCTGCCCCTCAGACCGTCTTCATATATGCCCCCAAGGAGATCCTCCCGTCCAAGCAGAACAGGATCTTACAGGCGAGGCCCTGCTTCCGGTGGCCCGAAAAGAGAATCCATCCCCTTCGAGCTTCCAGAAGACTACGAGCGACCCCCTCCCAGAGAATTGAACCATCTTCTCACAGAGGCTGGAGATCGATCGACCATCACACCCACCGAGCGTGATGCCTTTAAGGCTATCTTTGAAGAAATTGCCGCCAAGCAGTCACCTTCGAGCCATCAAGACCCCTCGCTCCTCAAGCCTACGCAGCAGCGCTGGCCCAAGAGCGATGCGGCCTTGGATTTACCAGCCCAGCCGTCAGCTAGTGAGACAATCGACATCATCATGCAAGATGCCGCCGACGTCGAAGCGAGAAATACTAGACAGCTCCAACATCCCTACGGCAAGAGTCACCCCATGACACAAGCAGCCAACACCAATGACTGGAACAAAGCTCTCTTGCGCTTTCCACCGAGCCTCCGTGATGCTGCCCGCCGAGccctcaacatcaccgaAGCCGAGGAGCTCAAGAGCCCCGATGGGTATTCAGAAAGTGCCGCCTCCCGCGTTGGAGCTGACCCCGACATGGTGCTCAACCCACTCGGCAAGTCCGTTCAGCACGAAGCCCTCCGCCGTGCCGAGCGCGCGCGAGTCGAAGGGATGATGCAGGCCACAAGAACAGACTTTGAGCTGTGGGATATTTTAGAAAAGGAGGTCTTTCCAATGGTGGCCAGGTTTGGGTTGGACAAGCTGGAGCCATCCGTGTTGAAGACGAAGGGACGCAATGGCAAAAAAGCTGATACGGCTCCTCCTGCGGCCAACGCCGAGGAAAACGCACCAGGCAATGACCTATTTCCCCTGCACATCTACGGTCCACTGTACCCCCGCTATCTTCTAGCCGCCCTCCGTCTGTTCCACCAAAGATTTTCCCACCCATCACCGCTGGCCTTGAACATTTTACCGCGCGTCAAGGAGCTTGGGCCGGCAAGCTACGTTTTGGGAGCCAGCACGCCCTTTTACAACGAGCTGGTGAGGATTTTGTGGTATAGGTACGGCAATGCAGAAGGTGTGCTCAACATGTTTGAGGAGATGCGTATGGCCGGCATGGTATTTGACGCCGACTCACTCAAGGTGCTGAATGCCATCTCGTCGTGGGTCAGAGCAAGCGAGACGGGGAAGCAGGGTCCTTTTCTCAAGGAGTTGGTCTCGTTGCCCGAGTGGGAATATGGGATGCAGGCGAGGCTGAAGCATTGGGGAAATTCGATGCAAGATCAGCGAAAGTACTTGGCCAGTGCCATTTAG